The Cannabis sativa cultivar Pink pepper isolate KNU-18-1 unplaced genomic scaffold, ASM2916894v1 Contig3, whole genome shotgun sequence genome window below encodes:
- the LOC115711120 gene encoding uncharacterized protein LOC115711120 — protein sequence MSKQGFDYWFQWQVPVCALLFIIPAVVAVRYIKKEKAEPLRSFDLWNCCWRNLSPIWLLLYRAFSFICLAWMLYSTVSITGPFVFFFYTQWTFSLVMLYFALGTVISAHGCWMSTKKSSSEEGTTTFEEEEFKDKIKLSSSHAKKEINQNAGLWGYLMQAMYQTCAGASILTDLVFWCLLVPLLANVQFELTLLIGCLHAVNVVFLIGDTALNGLPFKWFGFAYFVLWSCLYITFQWIVHACGFMTWWPYPFLELNTPWAPLWYFGVALFHIPCYWIYTQLFKAKNYVLPRLFPRAFVRLN from the exons ATGTCCAAACAAGGCTTTGATTACTGGTTTCAATGGCAAGTTCCGGTGTGTGCTTTGCTCTTCATCATACCAGCTGTGGTAGCTGTGAGATACATTAAGAAGGAAAAGGCAGAGCCTTTAAGATCCTTTGACTTGTGGAATTGTTGTTGGAGAAATCTCAGTCCAATTTGGCTTCTATTATACAgagctttttcttttatttgctTGGCTTGGATGCTCTATAGCACGGTCTCAATAACTGGACCTTTTGTCTTCTTCTTCTACACCCA GTGGACTTTCTCATTAGTTATGTTATATTTTGCG TTGGGGACTGTTATATCTGCTCATGGATGTTGGATGTCTACAAAAAAATCCTCATCTGAAGAAGGAACCACAACTTTTGAGGAGGAAGAATTCAAAGACAAAATCAAGTTAAGCAGTTCGCATGCGAAAAAAGAGATTAACCAAAATGCAGGATTATGGGGATATCTAATGCAGGCTATGTATCAG ACTTGTGCGGGTGCTTCTATCTTGACAGATTTGGTATTTTGGTGCCTTTTAGTTCCATTACTAGCCAATGTTCAGTTTGAACTAACTCTG TTGATAGGGTGTCTACACGCTGTCAATGTTGTCTTCCTTATTGGGGATACTGCACTCAATGGCCTT CCATTTAAGTGGTTTGGCTTTGCCTATTTTGTGCTGTGGAGTTGTCTCTATATTACTTTCCAGTGGATCGTTCACGCTTGTGGTTTTATGACATG GTGGCCGTATCCATTTCTCGAGCTCAATACACCATGGGCACCCTTGTG GTATTTTGGAGTGGCGTTATTTCATATTCCCTGTTATTGGATATACACACAACTTTTCAAAGCCAAAAATTATGTTCTGCCCAGATTGTTTCCACGAGCTTTTGTTAGGCTAAATTAG